The following proteins are co-located in the Solenopsis invicta isolate M01_SB chromosome 7, UNIL_Sinv_3.0, whole genome shotgun sequence genome:
- the LOC105201659 gene encoding uncharacterized protein LOC105201659 isoform X2, whose translation MKDMHWLVCTCILTATTVLSCRQSEFQCANGHCVALNKVCNVEDDCGDGSDETRPCSPCNKTYYGDVGKTYDLELHRPKEDKVPYICKLTFNAPGDDFGDIVQLTFDSFTLGKFVSFTAEGCPDGSLQISEAQRPDVGGLWCGTSWGPAIYYSETPSVSIILKLLRLSKDQTGFNFDFRMAYKMIRKSDAVVRYGNPFVGITQVVGTPASTERTSAEYANTSMAMPVQMVEQHVPPTKPSSEQFLGDLISGTYCSRIFTDCDRKKCRLQSPNFPGLYPRNLTCYYAVRQHEVPAGKHALIHVKQPRGQLVAVRARPATQAEAPPRELRLWQDCDVVQDYVTVYDGYTTREPVILKFCGGGEPVPEAISSGPEILVEFTTSPYGTFLHPTPPHSLHGFQLEVQVTFVDAESPTYAKSKRCEFWLRGTGGGILASPRHSLPRNSTCLYHLRGAGPTLPSPTPPRPLPKFPEQRPGAVWRRPAPRPPQPQFRVWLSILKFHVGTSLSTTDEDCSTTLMVWDGELMPLSECNDVACEKERQRYAERMGDPIQPVLARPSSNTTLLARYCKDKVPKTCDHAILQNTSRPCSLVESFVSSGSSLTIEMRMIESTALRPVNFRAMYEFVDLHQDGDPYGSGPCSRVFYSRNRDHYSDRKFQGPRDIFLYGRGGSKNISCVYRFEGEHDEVVKLRFNKLLNGNRTCRNVGNSNFNRLLCVDSENFSVKVLDLPWPNAPPIQRDCLCSNRSLPINIKSTSNIAEVHFTVLSMDALDDYNTLFFEGTWDFVKTMPCMQKRRVRGPSGEIKYTPPTDDDEKNCENQPWLIDPGPGQYLYVKMDGVIVSNSTKCATKNRIIVHTGAAIRVSVCPKPADSRHQVVEVFSDGWAVSGKAITPGEDPIRTIAVEFIVKEPATYTVTWLELTRRPSVTSTAGLQVSRDCEQRCPELDACINASLWCDGVSHCPSGYDEALTHCSVLLQLPPLQLALGALVILTVIVVICCILWRACRRRGRRSISQHRLKSISSETAIIDGKEVIC comes from the exons CTTGCAACAAAACGTACTACGGCGACGTGGGGAAGACGTACGATCTGGAATTGCATCGACCGAAGGAAGATAAGGTGCCTTACATTTGCAAGCTCACCTTCAACGCGCCAGGTGACGATTTCGGCGACATCGTGCAG CTGACCTTCGACAGCTTCACTCTAGGCAAATTTGTATCGTTCACCGCGGAGGGATGTCCCGACGGATCCCTGCAAATCTCGGAAGCGCAGCGTCCTGACGTCGGCGGGCTTTGGTGCGGCACGTCCTGGGGACCCGCGATCTACTACAGCGAAACACCTAGCGTCTCGATCATCCTCAAGCTGCTCAGGCTCAGCAAAGATCAGACGGGATTCAACTTCGACTTTAGAATGGCGTATAAGATGATCAGGAAGTCCGACGCGGTGGTGCGCTACGGAAATCCCTTCGTCG GAATAACGCAGGTCGTCGGGACGCCGGCGTCGACCGAGCGCACGTCCGCCGAGTACGCGAACACGTCGATGGCGATGCCGGTGCAAATGGTCGAGCAACACGTGCCACCTACGAAACCGAGCTCGGAGCAGTTCTTAGGGGACCTAATATCCGGGACTTATTGCTCCCGCATATTCACCGACTGCGACCGGAAGAAGTGCAGATTGCAGTCGCCTAACTTTCCCGGTCTCTATCCCCGCAATCTCACCTGTTATTACGCG GTGAGGCAGCACGAGGTGCCGGCGGGCAAGCACGCTTTAATACACGTAAAACAGCCCCGGGGCCAATTGGTAGCTGTAAGAGCGCGACCAGCAACTCAGGCCGAGGCGCCACCCCGGGAGCTACGTCTTTGGCAGGATTGCGACGTCGTTCAG GACTACGTAACGGTGTATGACGGATACACCACCAGGGAGCCGGTGATCCTAAAATTTTGTGGCGGCGGGGAGCCGGTGCCGGAGGCCATCAGCAGCGGCCCGGAAATCCTCGTGGAGTTTACTACCTCTCCTTATGGCACCTTCTTACATCCGACGCCGCCCCATTCCCTACATGGGTTTCAATTAGAAGTGCAA GTCACGTTCGTGGACGCCGAATCACCGACCTACGCTAAAAGTAAGCGTTGCGAATTTTGGCTGAGGGGCACCGGTGGCGGTATCCTGGCGTCGCCCCGTCACTCGCTACCGAGGAACAGCACCTGTCTGTACCATCTTCGCGGCGCCGGTCCCACTCTGCCGAGTCCGACGCCACCGCGCCCGTTACCCAAGTTTCCAGAGCAGAGACCCGGCGCCGTGTGGAGAAGACCGGCCCCGAGACCGCCGCAGCCGCAATTTCGCGTCTGGCTGTCTATCCTCAAATTCCACGTGGGAACCAGTCTGTCTACTACCGACGAGGACTGCTCGACGACGCTGATGGTCTGGGACGGCGAGTTGATGCCACTGTCGGAGTGCAACGACGTTGCCTG TGAAAAAGAACGTCAACGTTACGCCGAAAGAATGGGCGATCCGATTCAGCCTGTTCTTGCACGTCCCTCGAGCAATACCACATTGCTAGCGAGATATTGCAAGGACAAAGTTCCGAAGACCTGCGATCATGCTATTCTGCAGAATACCAGTCGTCCGTGCTCTTTGGTAGAAAGCTTCGTCTCCTCCGGTAGCAGCCTGACTATAGAGATGCGCATGATCGAGTCGACAGCGCTCAG ACCCGTAAACTTTCGCGCTATGTACGAATTCGTCGATCTTCACCAGGATGGCGATCCATACGGCAGTGGACCATGTTCTCGCGTTTTCTATAGTCGGAATCGAGACCATTATTCAGATCGTAAATTCCAAGGACCGCGCGACATATTCCTATACGGTCGTGGAGGGTCGAAGAATATAAG CTGCGTGTACCGCTTCGAAGGAGAACACGACGAGGTGGTGAAGCTGAGGTTCAACAAGCTCCTCAATGGGAATCGCACCTGCCGCAACGTTGGCAACTCCAATTTCAATAGGCTGCTCTGCGTCGACTCCGAGAACTTCTCGGTTAAG GTGCTCGATTTACCCTGGCCAAATGCGCCGCCCATCCAACGAGATTGTCTCTGCTCGAATCGATCGCTACCCATCAATATCAAATCTACCTCTAATATCGCCGAGGTACATTTCACCGTTCTATCTATGGACGCCTTGGATGATTACAACACTCTCTTCTTCGAGGGCACCTGGGACTTTGTCAAGACGATGCCTTGCATGCAGAAACGTAGAGTCAGGGGGCCTTCCGGTGAAATTAAATACACGCCACCGACCGACGATGACGAG AAAAACTGCGAAAACCAGCCGTGGCTGATCGATCCTGGCCCGGGACAGTATTTATACGTAAAAATGGACGGAGTCATCGTATCGAACAGCACAAAGTGCGCGACCAAGAATCGCATCATCGTGCACACGGGCGCGGCGATTCGCGTGTCGGTGTGTCCGAAACCTGCTGACTCGAGGCACCAAGTGGTGGAGGTGTTCAGCGACGGTTGGGCCGTCAGCGGCAAAGCGATCACGCCGGGAGAGGACCCGATCAGGACTATCGCTGTGGAGTTCATCGTGAAAGAGCCAGCTACCTACACGGTCACGTGGCTGGAGCTCACTAGAAG ACCGTCGGTGACGTCAACGGCGGGCCTGCAAGTGTCGCGGGACTGCGAGCAACGGTGTCCGGAGTTGGACGCGTGCATAAACGCCTCGCTGTGGTGCGACGGGGTGTCGCACTGCCCTTCCGGTTACGACGAGGCCCTAACGCACTGTTCCGTGCTGCTGCAGCTGCCACCGCTGCAACTGGCCCTGGGCGCCCTCGTCATACTcaccgtcatcgtcgtcatctgCTGCATCCTTTGGCGGGCCTGCCGGCGGCGGGGCCGCCGCTCGATATCCCAGCACCGTCTGAAGAGCATCTCCTCCGAGACGGCGATAATCGACGGCAAGGAAGTGATATGCTGA
- the LOC105201659 gene encoding uncharacterized protein LOC105201659 isoform X1: protein MKGRQWFSCRSRKWQTPSNWNYMHWLVCTCILTATTVLSCRQSEFQCANGHCVALNKVCNVEDDCGDGSDETRPCSPCNKTYYGDVGKTYDLELHRPKEDKVPYICKLTFNAPGDDFGDIVQLTFDSFTLGKFVSFTAEGCPDGSLQISEAQRPDVGGLWCGTSWGPAIYYSETPSVSIILKLLRLSKDQTGFNFDFRMAYKMIRKSDAVVRYGNPFVGITQVVGTPASTERTSAEYANTSMAMPVQMVEQHVPPTKPSSEQFLGDLISGTYCSRIFTDCDRKKCRLQSPNFPGLYPRNLTCYYAVRQHEVPAGKHALIHVKQPRGQLVAVRARPATQAEAPPRELRLWQDCDVVQDYVTVYDGYTTREPVILKFCGGGEPVPEAISSGPEILVEFTTSPYGTFLHPTPPHSLHGFQLEVQVTFVDAESPTYAKSKRCEFWLRGTGGGILASPRHSLPRNSTCLYHLRGAGPTLPSPTPPRPLPKFPEQRPGAVWRRPAPRPPQPQFRVWLSILKFHVGTSLSTTDEDCSTTLMVWDGELMPLSECNDVACEKERQRYAERMGDPIQPVLARPSSNTTLLARYCKDKVPKTCDHAILQNTSRPCSLVESFVSSGSSLTIEMRMIESTALRPVNFRAMYEFVDLHQDGDPYGSGPCSRVFYSRNRDHYSDRKFQGPRDIFLYGRGGSKNISCVYRFEGEHDEVVKLRFNKLLNGNRTCRNVGNSNFNRLLCVDSENFSVKVLDLPWPNAPPIQRDCLCSNRSLPINIKSTSNIAEVHFTVLSMDALDDYNTLFFEGTWDFVKTMPCMQKRRVRGPSGEIKYTPPTDDDEKNCENQPWLIDPGPGQYLYVKMDGVIVSNSTKCATKNRIIVHTGAAIRVSVCPKPADSRHQVVEVFSDGWAVSGKAITPGEDPIRTIAVEFIVKEPATYTVTWLELTRRPSVTSTAGLQVSRDCEQRCPELDACINASLWCDGVSHCPSGYDEALTHCSVLLQLPPLQLALGALVILTVIVVICCILWRACRRRGRRSISQHRLKSISSETAIIDGKEVIC from the exons CTTGCAACAAAACGTACTACGGCGACGTGGGGAAGACGTACGATCTGGAATTGCATCGACCGAAGGAAGATAAGGTGCCTTACATTTGCAAGCTCACCTTCAACGCGCCAGGTGACGATTTCGGCGACATCGTGCAG CTGACCTTCGACAGCTTCACTCTAGGCAAATTTGTATCGTTCACCGCGGAGGGATGTCCCGACGGATCCCTGCAAATCTCGGAAGCGCAGCGTCCTGACGTCGGCGGGCTTTGGTGCGGCACGTCCTGGGGACCCGCGATCTACTACAGCGAAACACCTAGCGTCTCGATCATCCTCAAGCTGCTCAGGCTCAGCAAAGATCAGACGGGATTCAACTTCGACTTTAGAATGGCGTATAAGATGATCAGGAAGTCCGACGCGGTGGTGCGCTACGGAAATCCCTTCGTCG GAATAACGCAGGTCGTCGGGACGCCGGCGTCGACCGAGCGCACGTCCGCCGAGTACGCGAACACGTCGATGGCGATGCCGGTGCAAATGGTCGAGCAACACGTGCCACCTACGAAACCGAGCTCGGAGCAGTTCTTAGGGGACCTAATATCCGGGACTTATTGCTCCCGCATATTCACCGACTGCGACCGGAAGAAGTGCAGATTGCAGTCGCCTAACTTTCCCGGTCTCTATCCCCGCAATCTCACCTGTTATTACGCG GTGAGGCAGCACGAGGTGCCGGCGGGCAAGCACGCTTTAATACACGTAAAACAGCCCCGGGGCCAATTGGTAGCTGTAAGAGCGCGACCAGCAACTCAGGCCGAGGCGCCACCCCGGGAGCTACGTCTTTGGCAGGATTGCGACGTCGTTCAG GACTACGTAACGGTGTATGACGGATACACCACCAGGGAGCCGGTGATCCTAAAATTTTGTGGCGGCGGGGAGCCGGTGCCGGAGGCCATCAGCAGCGGCCCGGAAATCCTCGTGGAGTTTACTACCTCTCCTTATGGCACCTTCTTACATCCGACGCCGCCCCATTCCCTACATGGGTTTCAATTAGAAGTGCAA GTCACGTTCGTGGACGCCGAATCACCGACCTACGCTAAAAGTAAGCGTTGCGAATTTTGGCTGAGGGGCACCGGTGGCGGTATCCTGGCGTCGCCCCGTCACTCGCTACCGAGGAACAGCACCTGTCTGTACCATCTTCGCGGCGCCGGTCCCACTCTGCCGAGTCCGACGCCACCGCGCCCGTTACCCAAGTTTCCAGAGCAGAGACCCGGCGCCGTGTGGAGAAGACCGGCCCCGAGACCGCCGCAGCCGCAATTTCGCGTCTGGCTGTCTATCCTCAAATTCCACGTGGGAACCAGTCTGTCTACTACCGACGAGGACTGCTCGACGACGCTGATGGTCTGGGACGGCGAGTTGATGCCACTGTCGGAGTGCAACGACGTTGCCTG TGAAAAAGAACGTCAACGTTACGCCGAAAGAATGGGCGATCCGATTCAGCCTGTTCTTGCACGTCCCTCGAGCAATACCACATTGCTAGCGAGATATTGCAAGGACAAAGTTCCGAAGACCTGCGATCATGCTATTCTGCAGAATACCAGTCGTCCGTGCTCTTTGGTAGAAAGCTTCGTCTCCTCCGGTAGCAGCCTGACTATAGAGATGCGCATGATCGAGTCGACAGCGCTCAG ACCCGTAAACTTTCGCGCTATGTACGAATTCGTCGATCTTCACCAGGATGGCGATCCATACGGCAGTGGACCATGTTCTCGCGTTTTCTATAGTCGGAATCGAGACCATTATTCAGATCGTAAATTCCAAGGACCGCGCGACATATTCCTATACGGTCGTGGAGGGTCGAAGAATATAAG CTGCGTGTACCGCTTCGAAGGAGAACACGACGAGGTGGTGAAGCTGAGGTTCAACAAGCTCCTCAATGGGAATCGCACCTGCCGCAACGTTGGCAACTCCAATTTCAATAGGCTGCTCTGCGTCGACTCCGAGAACTTCTCGGTTAAG GTGCTCGATTTACCCTGGCCAAATGCGCCGCCCATCCAACGAGATTGTCTCTGCTCGAATCGATCGCTACCCATCAATATCAAATCTACCTCTAATATCGCCGAGGTACATTTCACCGTTCTATCTATGGACGCCTTGGATGATTACAACACTCTCTTCTTCGAGGGCACCTGGGACTTTGTCAAGACGATGCCTTGCATGCAGAAACGTAGAGTCAGGGGGCCTTCCGGTGAAATTAAATACACGCCACCGACCGACGATGACGAG AAAAACTGCGAAAACCAGCCGTGGCTGATCGATCCTGGCCCGGGACAGTATTTATACGTAAAAATGGACGGAGTCATCGTATCGAACAGCACAAAGTGCGCGACCAAGAATCGCATCATCGTGCACACGGGCGCGGCGATTCGCGTGTCGGTGTGTCCGAAACCTGCTGACTCGAGGCACCAAGTGGTGGAGGTGTTCAGCGACGGTTGGGCCGTCAGCGGCAAAGCGATCACGCCGGGAGAGGACCCGATCAGGACTATCGCTGTGGAGTTCATCGTGAAAGAGCCAGCTACCTACACGGTCACGTGGCTGGAGCTCACTAGAAG ACCGTCGGTGACGTCAACGGCGGGCCTGCAAGTGTCGCGGGACTGCGAGCAACGGTGTCCGGAGTTGGACGCGTGCATAAACGCCTCGCTGTGGTGCGACGGGGTGTCGCACTGCCCTTCCGGTTACGACGAGGCCCTAACGCACTGTTCCGTGCTGCTGCAGCTGCCACCGCTGCAACTGGCCCTGGGCGCCCTCGTCATACTcaccgtcatcgtcgtcatctgCTGCATCCTTTGGCGGGCCTGCCGGCGGCGGGGCCGCCGCTCGATATCCCAGCACCGTCTGAAGAGCATCTCCTCCGAGACGGCGATAATCGACGGCAAGGAAGTGATATGCTGA